The following nucleotide sequence is from Streptomyces sp. HUAS CB01.
AGTTCCCTGCCGCGAAGGCTCAGCATGGCCGTCCCCCGGGAACCGGAGTCGTTCAGCTGCTCCAGGTCGATCTGGAACGCCGGGTTCTCCGCCGCGAACGCCGTGGACGCGACGCAAGTGGTCAGGAGGGCAGCGGGAAGCGCGGCGAGCACCGCGATCCGGCCGGTTCGCTTGGACATCACGTTCGTTCCTGTTCCGCGGCCCCCGGAAGGGAAAGCCGCATGTCGTACGGACTCCTGGCGATGCCCGGACGGTCCCGGGCATCAACTCACCCCTGATCCACGTAGCAGTTGCCGAGGTGGAGACCACGATCCGCGGCACACGGGCACCCGACGCCGGACGCACCCTCGTTCCGGGCGGCCCCGTTGCCACCGCCGTGACCCCGGACCGGCCCGGACGCAACCGGGCGCGGACCGTTGCTCGTTGCAACTGATATGCGGTTACCTTTGAAACGTACGGAGTCCCGCGGGTGTTCAATGCCGGCAGGACGATGCGAGGCACTCGGCCTCGTCCCGGCCTCGGACCAGGGGGAGTTCGGTGTCATAGGTTGGGGACATGACGACCACCGCAGCCCAGGAAGCGTTTCTGCGGGCCTTTCACGCCGAACATCCAGCAGTGACCGCAGAGGCGTTCGGGGGCGGCCGTGGCCCGGACGGCCAATCCAGCTACGAGATCCTGTGTCAGCGGGTGGCCGGAAGCAGACGCGTACTGGACCTCGGATGCGGCGACGGCCTGCTGCTGGAGCATCTGGCGCGCAGCGAGGGCAGGCAGCTCGCGGGAGTCGACCTCTCGCCGGAGTCACTTTTCCTGGCGCGGCGCCGACCGGCACTGTCCGGGGCGCGATTGGAGGAGGGCCGAGCTCAGAGCCTTCCTTTCGCCGACGACAGCTTCGACGCCTGCGTTTCCCACATGGCGCTGATGCTGATGTCCGACGTCGACCTCGTCGCGGCGGAGATTGCCCGGGTGCTGTCCCCCGGAGGGGTGCTGGCCTGTGTGCTGGGCGGCGGGGCCGTTGGCGGGGAGGCGTACGAACGCTTCGTCGCCCTGTTGCGGTCCACCGTTGCGGACGTGCCCGCCTCCCGGCGTGTCCCCGCGCTCGGGGACAGGAGGACCCGCAGCCGCGACGGGCTCGACGCCATCCTGGGACCGGCGGGCTTCACCGCGACGGACTGGGAGACCGTCCCCATCGATCTCAGCGGTTCGGCCGATGAGGTGTGGGACGTCGTGTCCCGCGTGTACGACCTCGGTCCGCTGGACCGCACCGCCGTGGAGCGTCTGCGTGAGGACTTCCTCGCCGAGGTGACGGAGACGGCGAGTCCGGACGGGCGCGTGCCCTGCGCCTTCAAGATCCACGTGGCGACGGCTCGAGTGCGGTGAGGACGGGCCGGGCGGCCACCGTTCACGGCGAATCGAGCACCTCGTCAGTCGGCCGCACGGGCCGCACCCCCTCGGAACGCGGGACTCGCGCCCCCGCGCCCCGGCCCGCCAGGTGGGCGGCGAGCAGGCTCCCCGGCCAGCCGGCAGGCGGGGCCTTCTCCGGTGACCGCAGGGCTTGCGCCAGGACCGCGTCGGCGAGCTCGGCTTCGATGTCCAGCCGGGGATGGCGCAACGGCAGGGACGTCAGCCCATGGTCTTCGGTTCCCGCCAGGTCGGCTTCGCCGAGGTGGACCGAGCCGCCGGCGTTGCCCGTAGGCACCGGCAGCCGCCGTCCGCGACCTCATGAGCGGCCACCGGGTCGGCGCGCCGCATGGACCAGTTCCGCGTCGCCGACGTCGAGCGGGGCCAGGGCGACCGCTCTGCCCCGCCGGCACGTCTCCCGCCGGATGTCCGCGTCCTCGGTTTCGTCCCCCGCAACGCACCCGGTCGCGGCCTCTGCCACGTTCTCGATCACGAGCGGATGCTACGGGCGGTCGGGACCGACGAACCAGTCGGTTCCGTGCCGGCTACGTGTTGCGTGCGTCGGCGAGCTTGTCGAGTTCGCGCATGGCCTCGGCGTGCGCGCTCATCCTCAGGCTCGTACTACCACTCGTGAAGAGCGCCACTCCGACGACCGACACGGGTACGGAAAGGCCGAGCACGGCCAGGGCCTCGGGCCAGTCGCGTTCGTTCTGGCACCAATCACTCCTCTGTACGCCCTCGTTGGCCGTACCCCTCTCGGTCAGCAACCGTGACTCGCACTCCGCGGGATACCGGTCGTCCGGCTCCCGGTCGACCTCGTACGGCGTGAGCAGCAGCAGGGCGCACCATGCCCACTGGAGCGTCGCCACAGCCAGCAGACCGGCACCCCAGGCGCGTATGCGCCCGGCCCTGTCCCGGAAGTCGAGGTCGTACTCGCGTGATCGCATGGCGGATGAATCTAGCAACCGGTTCCCACGGTCGCGCGGGTGGTGTGACGAGGGTGATCGACGGCCCAACCGTGCAGCCGGATCGGCGGTCCTGGGCGTGCAGGGCACCCCGGGGTCTCGCCAACCGGTGGGGAGTTGGGACCACGGTCGGCCGCGCTGGGGCGGCGCGGAAGGGGTTCTTCAGGAAGCCTTCAGGTGCGCTGGGAGAGATTGGCCCTCCCGTCGGAACGCAGTCCCCGTGCCGGAATCGGGGCCCGTCAACTCGCCGGAGGAGCCTCGATGAAGGGCGATCTCACGACCGCGGCCGTCGCGGCCGCGGCGCAGGGCCGGTTCGAGGAGCGGGCCGGCACCCGTTCGTCGTCACCGAGCGGCAGCCCTTCCAGATGCAATCGCCCCGCACGCCTGGGGCGCTCGGAGCCTCCGTGCGCGCCCCCGGCAGTGCAGGGATAGTCCCAGGCCAAGAGCCCTTTCTCGACAGCCGACAGGCATTTTTCGGGCGCTCTTCGCTCCGCAACCTCGAGTTGACACCGCAAACAGCTTTTCACGGCTAGCGTGTGTCTTGACCAGTTCTTGACCTGTCGTTTGACCTGTCATTGGTCTGAGCTGGACACCCACGGCACCAAGGGGGGCGCATGAGCGCATGCAGGAAGGCCCGGACCGCAGGATCGGCCCTCGTGTTCGTCGCTTTCGCCCTGTTCGCCTTGTTCGCCTTGTTCGCCTTGTTCGCGCCGGCGTTCTCCCTGGCCGTGGCCGCCACCCCTCACCCATGGCCATCGCCCCACACGCCGTCCCACGCCCCCGAGATGTCGGAGCGTCAGCTGTCCGCCCGCGGCGACGCGGCGCGCGGTGGAGTCCCGGGCCTGCCTGCCCGGGACTCCGCGCACTCCTCCGGTGAGGACGGCATCCCGTCCGGATGGCCGGGTGATCCGTCGCGCACCCCTGGGCGTGGCCGAGTCCTCGCGGACGACACCGTGCGCCGCGGCCCGGCATCACCACTCGGTGATCCGGTGACCGCGGTCACCGCGGCGGCGGGCACGGACGGCACGGCCGCGGGCGGTGCGTCGAGATGCTCCGGACACCCGACGGCCCACACTGCTGCGGTCCTTCAGGTCTTCCGCTGCTGACAGGGGCGGAGTCCAGCGCACCCCAGTCCTGCACGTCCGACGCGCCACCCCCACGGCGCGCCAGGAGGAGTACCACCATGCAGCCCATGCAACCCCTCATCGACAACGCCCGCACGTTCGGACAGCGCCCTGAGGAGTTCGCCGAGCTTGCCCAAGGCCAGTCCCCCCAGGTCCTGTTCATCACCTGCTCCGACTCCCGGGTCGTCCCGGCCCTGATCACCGGCGCCCGCCCGGGCGACCTCTTCGAGCTGCGCACCGCGGGCAACATCGTTCCGCCGTACGGCTCGGAGCGCCCCGCCGGCGAGACGGCCACCATCGAGTACGCCGTGGAAGTCCTCGGTGTCTCCGACATCGTGGTCTGCGGCCACTCGCACTGCGGAGCCGTCGGCGCACTGGTGCGCGGCGACGACCTCGACGGCGTGCCGGCCGTGCGTGACTGGCTCGCCCACGCGGCCGGCGAACCCGACGCCGCCGACCCCGACGACCCCAGCGTGGAACGCGCGGTCACCCATCACGTCCTGTCCCAGCTGCTGCGCCTGCGCTCGTACCCGTGCGTGGAGAAGCGCCTGGCCGACGGCACCCTGACCCTGCGCGGCTGGTACTACGAGGTACACACCGGCGCCGTGCGCGAACACCGCCCGGCCACCGACGCGTTCGAAGCGCTGTGAGGCCGGCCATGAGCGCACACAACGGCCCCGGGACCCACGCCGATCCGGCGCACGCAGCACATGCGGCACATGCGAAGAAGTACCCCCATCTGAAGCAGGACTTCGCCGCCTCCCTCGTCGTCTTCCTCGTCGCCCTGCCCCTGTGCGTCGGCGTCGCCGTCGCCTCGGGGGTCCCGGCCGAACTCGGCCTGGTCACCGGCATCGTGGGCGGTGTCGTCACCGGCCTCATGCGGGGCAGCAGCCTCCAGGTGTCCGGCCCGGCGGCCGGACTCACGGTCCTCGTGCTCGAGGCGGTCAGGGAGTTCGGCCTCCCCGTGCTCGGCGTCGTCGTCCTGACCACCGGCGTACTCCAGATCCTCATGGGCGCCCTGAAGCTGGGCCGCTACTTCCGCGCGATCTCCGTGTCGGTGGTCGAGGGCATGCTCGCCGGCATCGGCCTGGTCCTGATCGCCGGGCAGATGTACTCCGTCATCGGTGCCGAGGCCCCGGACTCCGGGATCGGCAAGCTCGCGGGCCTGCCCGCTGTGCTGGTCGACGCCGCCCAGGACGGCAGGACACTGCTCTCCCTCGGCATCGGCGCGGGCACCGTCGCCGTCCTGGTGCTGTGGCGGCGGATGCCGCGGCGCATGCGCGCGGTACCCGGCCCGCTCGCCGCGGTCGGCCTGGCGACCCTGTTCGCCCTGCTGCCCGGCGTCGATGTGACCACGGTCGAGGTCAAGGGCCTCCTCGAGTCCGTCCAGCCTCCCCCGCTGGGCGCGTTCGGGGAGCTCGGCACCCTCGCCCTGCTCGGCACCGTGGTCGCGTTCACCCTGATCGCGTCCGCCGAGTCCCTGTTCAGCGCGGCGGCCGTGGACCGTCTGCACGACGGACCGCGCACCGCGTACGACAAGGAGCTGGTGGCCCAGGGCGCGGGCAACGCCGTGTGCGGCGTCCTCGGCGCCCTGCCCATGACCGCGGTGATCGTGCGCAGCGCGGCCAACGTCCAGGCGGGGGCCCGCACCAAGGCGTCCCGCGTCCTGCACGGTGTGTGGC
It contains:
- a CDS encoding class I SAM-dependent methyltransferase, with protein sequence MTTTAAQEAFLRAFHAEHPAVTAEAFGGGRGPDGQSSYEILCQRVAGSRRVLDLGCGDGLLLEHLARSEGRQLAGVDLSPESLFLARRRPALSGARLEEGRAQSLPFADDSFDACVSHMALMLMSDVDLVAAEIARVLSPGGVLACVLGGGAVGGEAYERFVALLRSTVADVPASRRVPALGDRRTRSRDGLDAILGPAGFTATDWETVPIDLSGSADEVWDVVSRVYDLGPLDRTAVERLREDFLAEVTETASPDGRVPCAFKIHVATARVR
- a CDS encoding carbonic anhydrase, which translates into the protein MQPLIDNARTFGQRPEEFAELAQGQSPQVLFITCSDSRVVPALITGARPGDLFELRTAGNIVPPYGSERPAGETATIEYAVEVLGVSDIVVCGHSHCGAVGALVRGDDLDGVPAVRDWLAHAAGEPDAADPDDPSVERAVTHHVLSQLLRLRSYPCVEKRLADGTLTLRGWYYEVHTGAVREHRPATDAFEAL
- a CDS encoding SulP family inorganic anion transporter — translated: MSAHNGPGTHADPAHAAHAAHAKKYPHLKQDFAASLVVFLVALPLCVGVAVASGVPAELGLVTGIVGGVVTGLMRGSSLQVSGPAAGLTVLVLEAVREFGLPVLGVVVLTTGVLQILMGALKLGRYFRAISVSVVEGMLAGIGLVLIAGQMYSVIGAEAPDSGIGKLAGLPAVLVDAAQDGRTLLSLGIGAGTVAVLVLWRRMPRRMRAVPGPLAAVGLATLFALLPGVDVTTVEVKGLLESVQPPPLGAFGELGTLALLGTVVAFTLIASAESLFSAAAVDRLHDGPRTAYDKELVAQGAGNAVCGVLGALPMTAVIVRSAANVQAGARTKASRVLHGVWLLLFAALLPGVLAHIPVPALAGVLVHAGAKLIPVRALGALWRENRGEALILVVTAVSIVAVSMFEGVLIGLALSVVKTAWETSHIKLEVVDKGAGPVQAYLSGNATFLRLPKILDELEALPQDRSVELDLSGLHHLDHACRSALENWKERHSGSGTPPVKVTAGVGGERVTSGVV